In Candidatus Nitrosotenuis uzonensis, a single window of DNA contains:
- the hemL gene encoding glutamate-1-semialdehyde 2,1-aminomutase, with the protein MQRKLLPNSKSLFDSARKVIPSGVNSPVRYYAPYPFFVKKAHGSSIWDVDGNKYVDYCNGYGALLLGHANKNVIHAVKKRLAYGTLYGAPIEQEVDLARLISKLYPTMKKVRLMNSGSEATMTAIRLARGITKRKKIIKFEGCYHGAHESMLVHAGSAHNSISISDGVLNDFARHTIVVQYNNIEQLESVISKNNDIAGVIVEPVLGNMGLILPEKNYLARMRKITKQHDVPLIFDETITGFRMSIGGAQQYYGIKPDITTLGKALGNGFVISALGGRNDIMDQLAPNGKVYAASTFAGNPVSVAAAISTIKTLIKSKSKLYPRLAKYTQEIVNAIGDIADDLKIAHQINSIESMFQIFFTSSPVFDYVSSKKSDTKKFHAFFHYLLKKGIFIPPSQFETAFLSSSHCEADVLKTIAAYDQALRMVR; encoded by the coding sequence ATGCAGCGCAAGTTATTGCCAAATTCCAAGTCGCTATTTGACAGTGCAAGGAAGGTGATTCCATCAGGAGTCAACAGTCCAGTCAGATACTATGCACCGTACCCATTCTTTGTTAAGAAGGCGCATGGAAGCTCAATTTGGGATGTTGATGGCAACAAATACGTGGATTATTGCAACGGGTATGGCGCACTCCTGCTGGGTCATGCAAACAAGAATGTGATACATGCTGTCAAAAAACGGCTTGCTTATGGTACATTGTATGGCGCACCTATAGAACAAGAAGTTGATCTAGCGCGTCTGATATCAAAACTTTACCCAACCATGAAGAAGGTGCGGCTAATGAACAGCGGTTCTGAGGCAACGATGACTGCAATACGTCTTGCCAGAGGAATAACGAAACGAAAAAAGATAATCAAATTTGAAGGATGCTATCATGGGGCGCATGAATCGATGTTGGTACATGCGGGTTCTGCCCACAATAGTATATCCATTTCCGACGGAGTGCTTAATGACTTTGCAAGGCATACTATAGTAGTACAATATAACAACATAGAGCAGCTTGAGAGCGTCATATCAAAAAACAATGACATTGCAGGTGTCATAGTGGAGCCTGTTCTTGGCAACATGGGTCTAATACTTCCGGAAAAAAACTACCTTGCACGGATGAGAAAAATCACAAAACAACATGACGTGCCATTGATCTTTGATGAGACAATAACTGGATTTAGAATGTCAATAGGAGGAGCGCAGCAATACTATGGGATAAAACCTGATATCACTACTCTCGGCAAGGCACTTGGAAACGGATTTGTAATATCTGCACTAGGTGGAAGAAATGACATAATGGATCAACTTGCGCCAAATGGTAAGGTTTACGCTGCCAGCACTTTTGCGGGTAATCCGGTTTCTGTGGCCGCGGCTATATCTACGATAAAGACACTCATTAAATCAAAATCAAAACTATATCCTAGACTTGCAAAATACACGCAGGAGATCGTAAACGCAATAGGTGACATTGCTGATGATTTGAAAATAGCACACCAGATAAACTCTATAGAATCAATGTTTCAGATATTTTTTACATCTTCTCCTGTGTTTGATTATGTATCGTCAAAGAAATCAGACACAAAGAAATTTCATGCGTTTTTTCACTATCTGTTGAAAAAAGGAATATTCATTCCGCCCTCTCAATTTGAGACTGCATTTCTCTCCTCATCTCACTGTGAAGCGGATGTATTAAAGACAATTGCAGCCTACGATCAGGCATTGAGGATGGTGCGATGA
- the hemC gene encoding hydroxymethylbilane synthase → MNLVLGTRGSQLSLAQTNWVIEELKKKNPDCQFEIKTIKTKGDTDARPLFTIDQKGIFEKEIDKAVSDGQIDFAVHSLKDIPSVLMDNLVLGCVPIREAVNDVLITKDGVSLREVPSNSVIGTSSLRRAVQISRIRSDIKVKSIRGNIETRIKKVESGQYDGIVLAQAGINRIGIDVRHYDLPINEFPPSPGQGAIGIVCRSDDTSTQVMLKTIEDQNTRTAIEAERTLSEFVDSGCRFPIGAYGKVEGSMVELNVVAYSIDGKESITVKKSGSALDPHQVGKQAADELRAKGIAKLAANWRKKLEEWNK, encoded by the coding sequence ATGAATCTAGTGCTTGGAACAAGAGGTAGTCAACTCTCTTTGGCACAAACAAACTGGGTTATAGAAGAACTCAAAAAGAAAAATCCAGACTGCCAGTTTGAAATCAAGACAATAAAAACAAAAGGGGATACTGACGCAAGACCGTTATTTACGATAGATCAAAAAGGGATATTTGAAAAAGAAATTGACAAAGCTGTTTCTGATGGTCAAATAGATTTTGCAGTACACAGTCTTAAGGATATACCGTCAGTCCTGATGGATAATCTCGTGCTTGGTTGCGTACCAATACGTGAAGCAGTAAATGATGTTCTTATCACAAAAGATGGCGTGTCACTGCGTGAGGTGCCATCTAACTCTGTTATCGGTACAAGCAGTCTTAGGAGAGCAGTACAGATATCGCGCATAAGAAGTGATATCAAGGTTAAATCGATTAGAGGTAACATTGAAACTAGGATAAAAAAGGTTGAGAGCGGACAGTATGACGGCATAGTGCTAGCTCAGGCAGGCATCAACAGGATAGGAATTGATGTAAGACATTATGATCTTCCAATCAACGAATTTCCTCCATCGCCTGGTCAGGGAGCGATAGGTATAGTTTGCAGGTCTGATGATACAAGCACACAAGTTATGCTAAAAACAATCGAAGATCAAAACACAAGAACTGCAATAGAAGCGGAAAGAACATTATCCGAGTTTGTGGACTCTGGCTGCAGATTTCCGATAGGGGCATACGGAAAGGTTGAGGGCAGTATGGTGGAGCTGAATGTGGTGGCTTACTCCATAGATGGAAAAGAGTCAATAACGGTGAAAAAAAGTGGCTCTGCTTTGGATCCGCACCAAGTAGGTAAACAAGCAGCGGACGAGCTGAGAGCAAAAGGAATCGCCAAACTTGCTGCAAACTGGAGAAAAAAACTTGAGGAGTGGAACAAATGA
- the cobA gene encoding uroporphyrinogen-III C-methyltransferase, whose translation MSGTVYLVGAGPGDPKLITLRAVDLIKKADVVLYDRLVSEKIIEMIPKKTKRIYVGREVGDDYKHQDSTNQMMVSLARKHNSIVRLKGGDPFIFGRGGEEAEFLLKHKIKFEIIPGITSGIGSAVYSGIPLTHRKYSSSVAFVTGHEDPMKTKDPVNWKKLAKSVETIVIMMGLSRIGSISKQLVAGGLPKNTPVAVIQHGTTEKHKLLIGTLSNIEQKIKQNKITPPSIIIIGNVVKLHKTVGWRK comes from the coding sequence ATGAGCGGAACTGTATACTTGGTTGGTGCAGGACCGGGGGATCCTAAACTGATCACCCTCCGTGCAGTGGATCTGATAAAAAAAGCAGACGTTGTTCTCTATGACCGACTTGTGAGTGAGAAAATAATAGAAATGATTCCAAAAAAGACAAAAAGAATCTATGTTGGACGAGAAGTCGGCGACGATTACAAACATCAGGACTCTACCAACCAAATGATGGTGAGCCTTGCAAGAAAGCACAACTCCATAGTGCGACTAAAGGGGGGAGACCCGTTCATATTTGGAAGAGGTGGTGAGGAAGCCGAATTTTTGCTAAAACATAAAATAAAGTTTGAAATCATACCTGGAATAACATCGGGAATAGGCTCCGCGGTATATTCTGGAATTCCTCTAACTCACAGAAAATATTCATCATCTGTTGCATTTGTAACGGGCCATGAGGATCCTATGAAGACAAAAGATCCTGTAAACTGGAAGAAACTGGCAAAGTCTGTGGAGACAATAGTGATAATGATGGGGCTCTCGCGAATAGGATCCATATCAAAACAACTTGTTGCCGGCGGCCTACCTAAAAACACTCCTGTGGCAGTAATACAGCATGGAACTACAGAAAAACACAAACTGTTGATCGGTACACTGTCCAATATAGAGCAAAAGATCAAACAAAACAAGATAACGCCGCCCTCAATAATTATAATAGGAAACGTAGTAAAACTCCACAAAACAGTGGGATGGAGAAAATGA
- a CDS encoding uroporphyrinogen-III synthase: MISGKTIAITRSEQDSEEFSELAVREHAIPISLPTIELVSKGDEIVNQFIADVTQFEPDYSVFMSSKAVKLLFDVARKNSKQHELQLTIANTIVIAVGPKTKLALETEGIRVAYVPERYSSVGVGELFTRLNAVGKKVIVPRSGASTEFLANLLHKIGLEVKENYLYDVKSFSDTAQWGAFKEKLTNNKVDGIVFTSASSVRGFFEIMLQDRSESDLLKQLQKVKIVSIGPFTAEELKKFNVNTTVADVHTVSGAFDAMKNIFSLA, translated from the coding sequence ATGATATCTGGCAAAACTATCGCGATAACTCGCTCAGAGCAGGATTCAGAGGAATTTTCTGAGCTTGCAGTAAGGGAGCATGCGATTCCGATATCGCTTCCGACAATTGAGCTCGTGAGCAAAGGGGACGAAATAGTGAACCAATTCATTGCAGATGTGACTCAATTCGAGCCTGATTATTCCGTCTTTATGAGCTCCAAGGCAGTAAAACTGTTATTTGACGTGGCAAGAAAGAATTCAAAACAACACGAGCTTCAACTTACCATTGCCAATACAATAGTGATAGCAGTAGGGCCAAAAACAAAACTTGCGCTCGAAACAGAGGGAATACGGGTTGCTTATGTGCCGGAAAGATACTCATCTGTTGGAGTCGGAGAGTTGTTCACAAGACTAAACGCGGTAGGAAAAAAAGTGATAGTGCCTAGAAGTGGCGCATCAACTGAATTTCTGGCAAATCTCCTACACAAAATTGGACTAGAAGTAAAAGAGAACTATCTTTACGATGTGAAATCTTTTTCAGACACTGCACAATGGGGTGCATTTAAAGAAAAACTCACAAATAACAAAGTGGACGGAATTGTTTTCACGAGTGCTTCATCTGTACGAGGATTTTTTGAAATCATGCTGCAAGACAGAAGCGAGTCTGATCTTCTAAAGCAATTGCAAAAGGTCAAGATCGTATCAATCGGTCCATTCACAGCTGAAGAGCTGAAAAAATTCAACGTTAACACTACGGTTGCTGATGTACATACTGTCTCCGGCGCATTTGATGCAATGAAAAATATTTTTTCATTAGCTTAA
- the sufB gene encoding Fe-S cluster assembly protein SufB — translation MTAENLEMDYSKYDFKDSTEMYVHLSKKGLSKEVVMEISKLKNEPQWMLDFRLRSFEVFMKKPMPNWGPDLGAIDFQNIYYYAKASEKTEKSWDDVPADVKKTFDKLGIPEAEKKFLAGVGAQYESEVVYHNLREDLAKKGVIFLDTDTALKEHPEIFKKYFGKIIPPEDNKFAALNSAVWSGGSFIYIPPGVKVDMPLQAYFRINAENIGQFERTLIIADEGSEVHYIEGCTAPVYSSESLHSAVVELVAHKDAKLRYTTIQNWSSDVYNLVTKRAYAYQGAKVEWIDGNIGSKITMKYPGIYLLEPKAHGETLSIAFAGKNQHQDTGAKMVHLAPDTTSRITSKSVSRLNGRTTYRGLLHVGKGATNVKASVRCDALLLDDTSKTDTYPYMEINQEDATVTHEATVGKIGDEQIFYLMTRGFSEEEALTLIVNGFMEPFTKELPMEYAVELNRLIKLEMDDSVG, via the coding sequence ATGACTGCAGAAAATCTTGAGATGGATTATTCAAAATATGATTTTAAAGATTCGACTGAGATGTATGTTCATCTTAGCAAAAAAGGACTCTCAAAAGAAGTTGTAATGGAAATAAGCAAACTGAAAAATGAACCGCAATGGATGCTTGATTTTAGACTGAGATCTTTTGAAGTATTTATGAAAAAACCAATGCCGAATTGGGGTCCTGATCTAGGTGCTATTGATTTTCAAAACATCTATTATTATGCAAAGGCCTCAGAAAAGACCGAGAAAAGCTGGGATGACGTTCCGGCGGATGTAAAGAAAACATTCGACAAGCTTGGCATACCGGAGGCCGAAAAAAAGTTCTTGGCAGGTGTAGGAGCACAGTATGAATCAGAAGTAGTATACCACAACCTAAGAGAGGATCTTGCAAAAAAAGGCGTCATATTCCTTGATACTGACACTGCACTCAAAGAGCATCCTGAGATATTCAAAAAATATTTTGGCAAGATAATTCCGCCGGAAGACAACAAATTTGCGGCCCTGAACAGTGCCGTCTGGAGCGGTGGATCCTTCATATACATACCTCCAGGGGTCAAAGTAGACATGCCACTTCAGGCATACTTTAGAATCAACGCAGAAAATATCGGACAGTTCGAAAGAACCCTTATAATTGCAGATGAAGGCTCTGAAGTCCATTACATTGAAGGTTGCACGGCCCCTGTCTATTCTTCAGAATCGTTGCACTCTGCTGTAGTAGAACTAGTGGCACACAAGGATGCAAAGCTACGATACACCACAATTCAAAACTGGAGTAGCGATGTATACAACCTTGTCACAAAACGTGCATATGCATACCAAGGAGCAAAAGTCGAGTGGATTGACGGCAATATAGGAAGCAAAATTACCATGAAGTACCCTGGAATATACTTGCTTGAGCCAAAAGCACACGGTGAAACACTCTCAATTGCGTTTGCAGGAAAAAATCAACATCAAGACACTGGAGCAAAAATGGTACATCTGGCGCCTGACACAACATCCAGAATAACGTCAAAATCTGTAAGCAGACTAAATGGAAGAACTACCTACCGAGGGTTACTTCATGTGGGAAAAGGTGCCACAAACGTTAAGGCATCAGTTCGATGTGATGCTCTTCTCTTAGATGATACTTCGAAGACAGACACTTACCCGTATATGGAAATTAATCAGGAAGATGCTACTGTGACACATGAGGCAACAGTGGGGAAAATCGGCGACGAACAAATCTTCTACCTTATGACTAGAGGATTCTCAGAAGAAGAAGCTCTCACACTGATTGTAAACGGATTCATGGAGCCATTTACAAAAGAGCTCCCAATGGAATATGCCGTAGAACTAAACAGACTCATAAAGCTTGAAATGGACGACTCTGTAGGATAG
- a CDS encoding SufB/SufD family protein — MQTLALSTITSSHVDEISASKNEPEWLKQFRKKSLSIYQELPPEVSPLYNKYTDAKRMDPSQVSLAISSDGAIFDKLKPRLEELKNEIHIIQSGTGIFGINIPDELKSKGLIISSIYDAIRNDGDLIRKILESSDPKEDKYTALNHAAFNSGMFIKIPKNLVLEKPIHIVSSLSPDGTSTISRNIILAEQGSKASLVQELYSPKGSKQQAYMELLTADLQPNSNLNITTFEALDQSSVSFSTRYCNVQQDAKISWYLGLFGSMLSRYRTNYYLNGTGASADDAEIVFGHNEQSFDLAANLIHQKPSTEGKVVQRAVLKNKSRSLFKGMIRILEGASQSKSFLSGRSILLDKDAKSDAIPGLEILTNDVKATHSASVAQVDEEQIFYLGCRCLDRQEAERIIVEGFLEPMSRSMSYQVRAWIAYLIDAKWSGRDLVIKSDENLRAIVEVEEVRYKEADQLETHYKYR, encoded by the coding sequence ATGCAAACTCTTGCCCTGTCCACAATAACATCAAGTCACGTAGACGAGATCTCAGCCTCAAAAAATGAGCCGGAATGGCTAAAACAGTTCAGGAAGAAATCACTCTCAATTTATCAGGAACTCCCACCAGAAGTCTCTCCACTATACAACAAATACACTGACGCAAAAAGGATGGATCCTTCGCAGGTATCTCTTGCAATCTCATCTGATGGTGCAATATTTGACAAGTTAAAACCAAGATTAGAAGAACTGAAAAACGAAATACATATCATCCAATCTGGAACTGGGATATTTGGCATTAACATACCTGATGAGTTAAAATCAAAGGGTTTGATCATATCTTCAATTTATGACGCAATACGAAATGACGGGGATCTGATAAGAAAAATTCTGGAGTCAAGTGATCCAAAGGAAGACAAATACACCGCGCTAAATCACGCTGCATTCAATTCTGGAATGTTCATAAAAATTCCAAAAAATCTTGTATTGGAAAAACCGATACACATTGTATCATCGCTGTCCCCCGACGGAACATCTACAATCTCAAGGAACATAATCCTGGCAGAGCAGGGAAGCAAAGCAAGTCTAGTACAAGAGCTTTACTCACCAAAAGGATCAAAACAGCAGGCCTATATGGAACTGCTTACTGCAGATCTGCAACCTAATAGCAATCTGAACATAACAACATTTGAAGCGCTTGATCAGTCTTCAGTTAGCTTTTCTACAAGATACTGTAACGTACAACAGGATGCAAAAATAAGCTGGTATCTTGGACTGTTTGGCTCTATGCTATCGCGATATAGAACAAACTATTATCTGAATGGCACTGGGGCATCAGCTGATGATGCAGAAATTGTATTTGGACACAACGAGCAATCCTTTGATCTTGCTGCTAACCTAATTCATCAAAAGCCTTCTACAGAAGGGAAAGTCGTTCAGAGAGCTGTGCTCAAAAACAAGTCACGCTCGCTTTTCAAGGGCATGATAAGGATTTTAGAAGGAGCATCCCAATCAAAATCATTTCTTTCCGGGCGTTCCATATTACTTGACAAAGATGCCAAATCAGATGCCATACCTGGGCTTGAGATACTCACAAATGATGTCAAGGCAACCCATTCCGCATCCGTGGCGCAGGTTGATGAGGAACAAATCTTCTATCTTGGATGCCGTTGTCTTGACAGACAGGAAGCGGAACGAATCATAGTTGAAGGATTTTTGGAACCTATGTCACGTTCGATGTCTTATCAGGTAAGAGCATGGATAGCATATCTTATTGATGCCAAGTGGAGCGGACGAGACCTTGTAATAAAATCTGATGAGAATCTAAGGGCAATAGTAGAAGTCGAGGAAGTAAGATACAAAGAAGCTGATCAGCTAGAGACCCACTACAAATACCGGTGA
- a CDS encoding Rieske (2Fe-2S) protein — protein sequence MARWIRACTMGQVGKNEMYSFDFEDKRLLITNLGGKIFASDRICTHEEADLSTGFLSSEGVRCPLHLSVFNLENGIPQNPPAERPLKIYNVKIDQNEIYVEV from the coding sequence ATGGCTAGGTGGATAAGGGCATGTACAATGGGCCAAGTTGGGAAAAATGAAATGTATAGCTTTGACTTTGAAGACAAGAGATTGCTGATAACTAATTTGGGTGGAAAAATATTTGCTAGTGATAGAATATGTACACATGAAGAAGCTGATCTTTCTACCGGATTTCTGAGCAGCGAGGGAGTAAGATGCCCATTACATCTTTCTGTTTTCAATTTGGAAAATGGCATACCGCAAAATCCTCCGGCAGAAAGACCACTGAAAATATACAATGTTAAAATAGATCAAAACGAGATCTACGTTGAGGTATGA
- a CDS encoding cysteine desulfurase, whose protein sequence is MMQTALSIENIRKDFPILQRKVRNDKQLVYLDNAATTQKPIQVINAISDYYTNHNSNIHRAVHALAEEATEAYEVTRDKIAQFLNIKDRQEIVFVRGTTEAINLVAYAWGRQNVSQNDIIVTTEYEHHSNIVPWQLLTQEKKAKLQYIGVDDNGELILDQLDSYLESGRVRLVTVSQMSNVLGTITDTEEIIRRCKKAGVRVLVDGAQSVPHMKVDVDKLGCDFFAFSAHKMLGPTGVGVLWARKELLENMAPFHGGGDMIREVHKYETTWNDLPYKFEAGTPNIADVIGFAAAIDYLNKLGMDFVRQHEIEITKYALEKLSQVKGMKLYGTSDITKRGGVISFNLGDIHPHDLATIIDEDGIAIRSGHHCAQVLMERLDVAATSRASFYIYNTKEEVDALVRSLHRAARLFKLE, encoded by the coding sequence ATGATGCAAACAGCACTCTCAATTGAAAATATTCGCAAAGACTTTCCAATTCTGCAAAGAAAGGTAAGAAACGACAAACAGCTTGTATATCTTGATAACGCTGCAACTACACAAAAGCCTATACAGGTAATCAATGCTATATCTGATTACTATACCAATCATAACTCAAACATACACCGTGCCGTGCATGCCTTGGCAGAAGAGGCAACGGAAGCTTATGAGGTAACAAGGGACAAGATTGCGCAGTTTTTGAACATAAAGGACAGGCAGGAAATAGTTTTTGTTCGCGGCACCACCGAGGCAATCAACTTGGTGGCATACGCTTGGGGGCGCCAGAATGTATCGCAAAATGACATTATAGTTACAACTGAATATGAACACCACAGCAACATTGTGCCTTGGCAGCTCTTGACACAGGAAAAGAAGGCAAAGCTACAATATATCGGTGTTGATGACAACGGAGAGCTGATACTGGATCAGCTTGACTCCTATCTTGAATCCGGCAGAGTAAGACTAGTGACTGTGAGCCAAATGTCAAATGTGCTTGGAACAATTACGGACACTGAAGAGATAATACGTAGGTGCAAAAAGGCCGGGGTGAGAGTCCTGGTGGACGGAGCTCAATCTGTACCTCACATGAAAGTTGATGTTGACAAACTAGGTTGCGACTTTTTTGCATTCTCTGCTCACAAGATGCTTGGCCCCACCGGAGTGGGTGTACTGTGGGCAAGAAAGGAACTGCTTGAAAATATGGCTCCCTTTCATGGTGGAGGAGACATGATACGTGAAGTTCACAAATACGAAACAACATGGAACGATCTTCCGTATAAATTCGAGGCGGGAACACCAAATATTGCAGATGTGATAGGATTTGCGGCCGCAATTGATTATCTTAACAAACTTGGGATGGATTTTGTTAGGCAACATGAAATTGAAATAACAAAATACGCGCTAGAAAAACTATCTCAAGTAAAGGGTATGAAGTTGTACGGTACATCCGATATCACAAAAAGAGGGGGCGTGATCTCATTTAACCTCGGAGACATACATCCACACGACTTGGCTACCATAATAGATGAAGATGGGATTGCCATAAGATCTGGACATCATTGCGCACAAGTTCTTATGGAACGACTTGATGTTGCAGCTACTTCAAGGGCAAGCTTTTACATTTACAATACCAAAGAGGAAGTTGACGCTCTGGTAAGATCACTGCATAGGGCAGCGAGGTTGTTTAAGCTTGAGTAA
- the sufU gene encoding Fe-S cluster assembly sulfur transfer protein SufU: MSNNADIYHEMIVDYSRNPSNFGKIENADVMYHDSNPLCGDSIDIYINVSDDKISDIKFHGRGCAICMACSSVLTEIVKGKTIEEAKKIQKNDVLSELGLENLQAVRIKCALLSLKVFKYGLYTYLAKHLKSGDADVLKQEASSLY; the protein is encoded by the coding sequence TTGAGTAACAATGCAGACATTTACCATGAAATGATAGTCGATTATTCTAGGAACCCAAGTAATTTTGGGAAAATAGAAAATGCTGATGTTATGTACCACGACAGCAATCCACTATGCGGGGACAGCATAGACATTTACATAAATGTCTCTGATGATAAAATATCTGATATCAAATTTCATGGTAGGGGATGCGCTATATGTATGGCCTGCTCCTCGGTTTTAACTGAGATAGTCAAGGGCAAGACAATAGAGGAGGCAAAGAAAATCCAGAAAAACGATGTTCTGAGCGAGCTTGGACTGGAAAATCTTCAGGCAGTTAGAATAAAATGCGCATTGCTATCTTTGAAAGTGTTCAAATATGGTCTTTACACTTATCTTGCAAAGCATTTAAAGTCGGGGGACGCAGATGTGCTAAAACAAGAAGCATCTTCACTATATTAG
- a CDS encoding phosphoglycerate kinase translates to MDILTLADFDLKGKTVLLRVDMNCPIDPKTGEISGTKRIEETIETINALKDSKVVVASHQGRVGNKDYIGMEQHAKILEKLLGKKIIYVEDVMGSLAQSEIKKMKNGDILLLDNLRFCAEENYEFTPDDAASTIMVKRLGHLFDLCVLDCFPSAHRSHPSLVGFANIIPACAGKVVEREVRKLEEILTVAKAPHVVVLGGSKVADRLEAIKMLIKRGRADQILLTGLIGNVFMRAQARIKYPLGIKGEDDAVSKAHALLGEYPDVFNTPVDVAINKDGQRTELDVRLLNKGDQIYDIGQKTIEHYSRIIASAGTVFISGPPGFFEMENFSIGTKSLLESVANSMATTIVSGGHLTSALKKYGLVEKITHISTAGGALVLYLTGEKLPMIQMLEKAAMRTRVK, encoded by the coding sequence GTGGATATTCTTACACTGGCTGACTTTGACTTGAAAGGAAAGACAGTGCTTTTGAGAGTTGATATGAATTGTCCAATAGATCCAAAAACGGGAGAGATATCAGGTACAAAAAGAATTGAAGAAACAATAGAGACGATTAACGCTCTGAAGGACTCAAAAGTTGTAGTGGCCTCGCATCAAGGAAGAGTCGGAAACAAGGACTATATTGGAATGGAACAGCATGCAAAAATTCTAGAAAAGCTTCTTGGGAAAAAAATTATTTATGTTGAAGATGTGATGGGCTCACTTGCCCAGTCAGAGATCAAGAAAATGAAGAACGGTGATATTTTGCTACTAGACAATCTAAGATTTTGCGCGGAGGAGAATTACGAGTTCACGCCAGATGATGCTGCAAGTACAATAATGGTAAAGCGTCTTGGGCATTTATTTGATCTGTGTGTTCTTGATTGTTTTCCAAGCGCTCATCGTTCTCATCCTTCCTTGGTAGGATTTGCCAACATCATCCCTGCCTGCGCAGGAAAGGTTGTAGAACGTGAAGTACGCAAGCTGGAGGAGATCCTAACTGTAGCCAAAGCCCCCCATGTCGTGGTGTTAGGAGGTTCCAAGGTGGCAGATAGACTGGAGGCAATCAAGATGCTCATCAAGCGTGGACGGGCGGACCAGATACTGCTTACGGGTCTGATTGGCAATGTGTTTATGCGCGCGCAGGCCAGAATCAAGTATCCTTTAGGTATCAAAGGTGAGGATGATGCAGTATCCAAGGCTCACGCTCTTTTGGGAGAATATCCCGATGTGTTCAACACACCAGTGGATGTAGCAATAAACAAAGATGGGCAGAGAACTGAGCTTGACGTAAGACTGCTTAACAAAGGCGACCAGATTTATGACATAGGACAGAAGACAATTGAACACTATTCCAGAATAATAGCAAGCGCAGGAACAGTCTTTATCAGCGGCCCGCCCGGATTCTTTGAGATGGAAAATTTTAGCATTGGGACAAAAAGCCTTCTCGAATCGGTTGCTAATTCCATGGCTACGACCATTGTAAGCGGTGGTCATCTTACATCAGCACTCAAAAAGTATGGTCTTGTGGAAAAGATAACTCACATCAGCACTGCAGGCGGGGCGCTTGTTTTGTACCTGACAGGTGAGAAGCTCCCGATGATTCAGATGCTAGAGAAGGCAGCTATGCGGACCAGAGTCAAATAG
- a CDS encoding phosphatase PAP2 family protein, whose protein sequence is MSILVDQKITSEFDKSAMIHFQSSAGNYALDMAMWMITEIGDVMWLVLFSIVIFVIRRTRRTGLILLLSLVAGTIGAGYLKGYVVDNPRPNLEFMGSTLPGDIGRDTFVLGTDGSFPSGHAARAAIIALILGFALSQRFPKWCYLIWIFPVLESISRVYVLQHYPMDVLGGTVFGILIAGVIGKKLRLYDIFKKSEPEL, encoded by the coding sequence ATGTCAATTTTGGTGGATCAAAAAATAACTTCTGAGTTTGATAAATCCGCTATGATACACTTCCAATCATCTGCTGGCAATTACGCATTGGACATGGCAATGTGGATGATTACGGAGATAGGCGATGTAATGTGGCTTGTTCTGTTCAGCATTGTGATCTTTGTCATAAGAAGAACTAGGCGCACCGGCCTGATACTACTTCTCTCACTTGTAGCAGGCACGATAGGGGCTGGCTACCTCAAAGGATATGTTGTAGACAATCCTAGGCCAAATCTGGAATTTATGGGCTCGACACTGCCGGGGGATATCGGCAGAGATACATTCGTGCTAGGGACTGACGGGTCATTTCCTTCAGGACATGCTGCAAGAGCTGCAATAATTGCGCTTATCCTAGGATTTGCTCTCTCACAAAGGTTTCCAAAGTGGTGCTATCTGATATGGATATTTCCGGTACTGGAGTCAATCAGCAGGGTATACGTCCTACAGCATTATCCGATGGACGTTCTTGGTGGCACGGTGTTTGGAATCCTGATTGCAGGTGTGATAGGCAAAAAATTAAGGCTCTATGATATATTCAAAAAATCAGAGCCCGAGCTCTGA